A genomic stretch from Halorubrum salinarum includes:
- a CDS encoding Cdc6/Cdc18 family protein — protein sequence MIRDARVLRAGFVPREVEHRDAEVNHLSSVLEPITNGEPADTAIVTGPSGTGKTCISKFVTERLREEVLDVEAIYVNCWRNYTRFRTLYQILDDLGATIDIHRQSTPHDELVDRLQQHDGPRTVVILDEVDQLEDPSVIYDLHSLPQFAIICIANKEEELFSRVDDRLVSRLRSSEHVRMDKYHDEQLYDILSARAKWGLDEDVITDDQLYRIADAAAGDARLAIGILRTAAGKADRENHERITDDILLDAAEDARAQIKQKSLDSLTPHQRVVYDIVREHGPVGPSEIHERYTEDVDDPRTKRTIRTYLSKMEQYNLLEAEGTSRDREYSLVDSAAASPMQ from the coding sequence ATGATCCGCGATGCTCGCGTTCTCCGTGCGGGGTTCGTTCCTCGGGAAGTTGAGCATCGCGACGCCGAGGTCAACCACCTCTCCAGCGTTCTCGAGCCCATCACGAACGGAGAACCCGCCGACACCGCTATCGTCACCGGACCCAGCGGAACCGGGAAGACGTGCATCTCGAAGTTCGTCACGGAACGACTTCGAGAAGAGGTCCTCGACGTCGAGGCCATCTACGTCAACTGCTGGCGTAACTACACCCGATTTCGGACGCTCTACCAGATCCTCGACGACCTCGGCGCGACCATCGACATCCACCGGCAGTCGACGCCCCACGACGAACTCGTCGATCGCCTCCAGCAGCATGACGGCCCGCGAACCGTCGTCATCCTCGACGAGGTCGACCAGCTCGAAGACCCCAGCGTCATCTACGACCTCCACAGCCTCCCGCAGTTCGCGATCATCTGCATCGCGAACAAGGAAGAGGAGCTGTTCAGCCGCGTCGACGACCGCCTCGTGAGCCGCCTGCGCTCCAGCGAACACGTCCGGATGGACAAGTACCACGACGAGCAGCTGTACGACATTCTGAGTGCGCGGGCGAAGTGGGGACTCGATGAGGACGTCATCACCGACGACCAGCTCTACCGGATCGCCGACGCGGCCGCCGGCGACGCCCGCCTCGCAATCGGCATCCTCCGAACAGCCGCCGGCAAGGCCGATCGCGAGAACCACGAGCGCATCACCGACGATATTCTCCTGGACGCCGCCGAGGATGCTCGGGCCCAGATCAAGCAGAAGAGCCTCGACTCGCTCACGCCGCACCAGCGCGTCGTCTACGACATCGTTCGCGAGCACGGCCCAGTCGGGCCGAGCGAGATTCACGAGCGCTATACCGAGGACGTCGATGATCCGCGGACGAAGCGGACTATCCGCACGTACCTCTCGAAAATGGAGCAGTACAACCTCCTCGAGGCGGAAGGAACGAGTCGGGACCGAGAGTACTCGCTCGTCGATTCAGCGGCGGCGTCGCCGATGCAGTAA
- a CDS encoding DUF262 domain-containing protein, with protein MSRQVSDYLSEINDHIFLPGLQREFVWNPRQIEELFDSLIRDYPIGAITEWRVRAANISDYNSYNFLRMYVADDYRPPDPVLAEYDLYNQEVEDKEPEILIIDGQQRLNSLYIGVEGGITVYNGGRGKPSDELQYWEGQRLCVDLFGHPEYDRDDTAGDYEFEFKSTGKFGGADETGYSLTGETRHLWMPVGELWNGDDEGGSGNSTVLEGRALSEVVDEYVDTAELRADNETRYQLRSISMAVARDITSNVLQDDLETDSTNKDRSEIPEIFTRLNMEGSDPKPYQLLLSKLMSYWPYAEEENERINPREVIQDWIDEFKQKFPQYEQEIDRKLFLRYTAYLVGTDLLRSNLSSIDEERMDEMRERWLYNEPVVAGRRFEWFRTSLEKAFQTVIESGIRSSVMNTMPIFALLGVFYYQNPDAEVSDANRESVFQFVARALLLNKYYQVLTYGKCRNWMRYLREWEPDTNEPIVFPGDELFESENISPSAEDIRRVVANARYESSPGEPVFTDTDVTAVLGLIEESYTQSTSTSIGDYSVDHIYPKSRKESVSESIGETVDLNRIGNLQLLPHEMNEEIKSDQWPHDWLDDLGNAEAERIQRVNQYPDIEPTPENAQAFIQAREEQITDYLIDKYVK; from the coding sequence ATGTCCAGACAGGTCTCGGATTATTTGTCTGAAATAAATGACCATATCTTTCTTCCCGGCCTCCAGCGGGAGTTTGTCTGGAATCCCAGGCAGATTGAGGAACTGTTCGATTCATTGATTCGAGACTATCCAATCGGAGCCATAACGGAATGGAGAGTTCGAGCGGCCAATATCAGCGACTACAACTCGTATAATTTCCTGCGGATGTACGTTGCCGATGACTATCGGCCGCCGGATCCAGTTTTGGCGGAATACGACCTCTACAATCAGGAGGTTGAAGACAAAGAACCGGAGATTCTGATTATAGACGGCCAGCAGCGCCTGAACTCGCTCTATATCGGTGTCGAGGGTGGAATTACCGTATATAATGGCGGACGGGGGAAGCCCAGTGATGAGCTTCAGTACTGGGAAGGCCAGCGGCTGTGTGTTGACCTATTCGGCCACCCAGAGTACGATCGCGACGATACAGCAGGCGACTACGAGTTTGAGTTCAAATCAACAGGGAAGTTTGGGGGCGCGGACGAGACCGGCTATTCTTTGACCGGCGAGACGCGACACCTGTGGATGCCGGTCGGGGAGTTATGGAACGGAGACGACGAAGGGGGCTCCGGGAACTCCACGGTACTTGAAGGAAGAGCACTGAGCGAAGTCGTCGATGAATACGTGGATACCGCCGAACTGAGGGCGGACAACGAAACCCGCTATCAACTGCGCAGTATTTCGATGGCCGTCGCGAGAGACATTACGAGCAACGTTCTACAAGACGATCTCGAAACGGACAGTACGAACAAGGATAGATCCGAAATTCCCGAGATATTCACGAGGCTGAATATGGAGGGCTCTGATCCGAAGCCCTACCAGCTCCTTCTCTCAAAACTAATGAGTTATTGGCCGTACGCGGAAGAGGAGAATGAGCGAATCAATCCTCGGGAGGTCATCCAAGATTGGATTGACGAATTTAAACAGAAGTTCCCTCAGTATGAACAAGAAATCGATCGAAAGCTGTTCCTCCGGTATACCGCATACCTAGTCGGAACAGACCTCCTCCGGAGCAATCTTAGCAGTATCGACGAAGAAAGAATGGACGAGATGCGCGAGCGGTGGCTGTATAATGAGCCCGTCGTTGCCGGACGGCGCTTCGAGTGGTTTCGGACATCGCTCGAGAAGGCATTCCAGACAGTAATCGAGAGCGGGATTCGGAGCTCGGTTATGAACACAATGCCGATCTTCGCCCTGCTTGGCGTGTTCTATTACCAGAACCCGGATGCTGAGGTCTCCGACGCGAACCGCGAGAGTGTTTTCCAGTTCGTCGCAAGAGCCCTCTTGCTGAACAAGTACTACCAGGTTCTGACCTACGGCAAGTGCCGCAACTGGATGCGATACCTTCGTGAATGGGAACCAGACACCAACGAACCAATCGTTTTCCCTGGAGACGAACTATTTGAATCAGAGAACATCAGCCCATCTGCTGAAGACATCCGTCGAGTCGTAGCCAACGCTCGTTACGAGAGCAGTCCAGGAGAGCCTGTATTTACCGACACAGACGTCACAGCAGTACTCGGCCTCATCGAGGAATCGTATACGCAATCGACGTCCACCAGTATTGGCGACTACTCGGTTGACCACATCTACCCGAAAAGCAGGAAAGAGTCCGTATCCGAATCTATTGGAGAGACTGTTGATCTTAATCGAATCGGGAATCTACAGCTGTTGCCACACGAGATGAACGAAGAGATCAAAAGCGACCAGTGGCCCCACGACTGGTTGGACGACCTCGGCAACGCCGAGGCCGAGCGTATCCAACGTGTCAATCAGTATCCCGATATCGAGCCGACCCCGGAGAACGCACAAGCGTTTATTCAGGCTCGCGAAGAGCAGATTACCGACTACTTGATAGACAAATACGTAAAGTAA
- a CDS encoding SOS response-associated peptidase, with product MCGRNSLFIDQADLEARFDAEVVADGGYTPRYNIAPGDDLHIITNEDPDEIDAYHWGLIPFWADEPEEGIINAHSETADEKRVFERAWESRPCLVPSSGFYEWKSPNGGSKQPYRIYREDDPVFAMAGLWDVWEGDDETISCVTILTTEPNDLMNSIHDRMPVVLPKDAESDWLAADPDTRKELCQSYPKDDLDAYEISTRVNNPGNDDPQVIEPLDHEQSGLGEFSS from the coding sequence ATGTGTGGCCGAAACTCGCTTTTCATCGACCAGGCCGACCTCGAGGCTCGCTTCGACGCCGAGGTCGTCGCGGACGGCGGGTACACACCTCGATACAACATCGCGCCTGGCGACGACCTCCACATCATCACGAACGAGGATCCCGACGAGATTGACGCCTACCACTGGGGGCTGATTCCGTTCTGGGCGGACGAACCCGAGGAGGGCATCATCAACGCTCACTCCGAGACTGCCGACGAGAAACGCGTCTTCGAGCGGGCGTGGGAATCACGTCCCTGCCTTGTCCCCTCGTCAGGGTTCTACGAATGGAAATCGCCGAACGGCGGATCGAAGCAGCCCTACCGGATTTACCGGGAGGACGACCCCGTATTCGCGATGGCCGGGCTCTGGGACGTCTGGGAGGGCGACGACGAGACGATCTCGTGCGTCACGATTCTCACGACAGAGCCGAACGACCTGATGAACTCAATCCACGACCGGATGCCGGTCGTCCTCCCGAAGGACGCTGAGTCCGACTGGCTCGCCGCAGACCCGGACACCCGCAAGGAACTGTGCCAGTCGTATCCGAAGGACGATCTGGACGCCTACGAGATTTCGACGCGGGTCAACAACCCCGGCAACGACGATCCCCAGGTCATCGAGCCACTGGACCACGAGCAATCGGGCCTCGGCGAGTTCAGTTCCTGA
- a CDS encoding AAA domain-containing protein: MATYLEQKKSQFESDPSGQVRLSDVEVQEEERWNPDDPAVALDHLIAVFRRRGLVRGDAVLLPVHEPESASLTGEYVLYTEDEYGHSLQYYNTDNEAPDFIEYDNASRSGLLYRLRFWDRRFSNPDDLLSDVLDDRPPYRPNPISAESPMSDDEYSTFVDETLEFVRTELLSQHQGDLDTIVGHGVDVDRSGGGVVRSTDIHRGPSTITCNVDLPSSESLGRMYEPVEDVYDIYEGNTVALLWEDDYGGTAVLDGIITRIDGRSIVIDDGFGTYNRESVDLSEVGQVTLRVVEKGVAERREYEAFKQLSERSESLLRGDSNIDFSSPLDLDFIPDLELNTYQERAAVDALCADDVFCIHGPPGTGKTRTLVTIIEHAVENGDTVLVCAHSNQAVDNIVAGESTTEVPDEASLHRIVQRFSAEDELREISMVRIGSSRQDVDSFVASRYYTPTSRLDSNIGSPNIIASTTNTAAVLDDRDDVNLDLVVIDEATQASGPATAVPFGWGNRVEETDHGRLRSVGYRTILAGDHRQLPPFVSDPEMRDRGLHASLFERLLDVYGEDLAQTLYRQYRMHESIAEFASQEFYDGRLEHGEDNRTATIDGLSPLLAIDDNSGEAQNSSSNSYHNPTEAQYVVAQVQRALNHDVDASDIGVITGYSDQREVIRSELVNSIEGLEYNSVDVETIDKFQGGQREVIIVSFTRSNTESDSGFLESPPQTARKRLNVAITRAKKRLVLIGDWETLSTPAVFRDSSESCADTFARLRDYLQDRDCMVSNRS, translated from the coding sequence ATGGCGACGTATCTGGAGCAGAAAAAGTCCCAATTCGAATCGGACCCTAGTGGGCAGGTACGTCTATCGGACGTAGAAGTGCAGGAAGAGGAAAGGTGGAACCCAGATGATCCTGCAGTAGCTTTAGACCACTTAATTGCTGTATTTCGCCGACGGGGTTTGGTCAGAGGTGATGCTGTCCTGTTACCAGTTCATGAACCTGAGTCCGCATCATTAACTGGCGAATACGTATTATACACTGAAGATGAATACGGTCATTCGCTTCAGTATTATAACACAGATAATGAGGCTCCAGATTTTATTGAATATGACAACGCCTCACGTTCCGGCTTACTGTATCGGCTCCGTTTCTGGGATCGACGATTTTCAAACCCGGACGACCTCCTATCTGATGTTCTAGACGACCGTCCTCCGTATCGACCAAACCCAATTAGCGCTGAGTCCCCGATGAGTGATGACGAGTACTCTACTTTCGTTGATGAGACGCTCGAATTTGTCCGAACTGAGCTTTTGTCCCAACATCAAGGGGACTTAGATACTATCGTTGGTCACGGTGTAGATGTCGACCGTTCTGGAGGGGGAGTGGTCAGATCAACCGATATCCACAGGGGACCTTCTACGATAACTTGTAACGTTGATCTTCCGTCGTCAGAGTCGCTCGGACGTATGTACGAACCTGTGGAGGATGTATACGACATCTATGAAGGAAATACGGTCGCTCTTCTATGGGAAGATGATTATGGTGGTACCGCAGTTTTGGATGGGATTATCACTCGAATCGATGGAAGATCTATTGTCATCGATGACGGCTTTGGAACCTATAACCGGGAGAGCGTAGATCTTAGCGAAGTTGGACAGGTCACGCTCCGGGTGGTGGAAAAAGGAGTGGCAGAACGTCGGGAGTACGAAGCATTCAAACAATTGAGCGAGCGATCCGAATCGCTCCTTCGAGGGGACTCGAATATCGATTTCAGTTCTCCACTCGATCTGGATTTCATTCCCGACCTCGAGTTGAATACTTATCAAGAGCGAGCAGCGGTCGATGCGCTTTGCGCAGACGACGTGTTCTGTATTCACGGACCTCCAGGTACTGGAAAGACGCGAACGTTGGTCACGATAATCGAGCACGCGGTCGAAAACGGAGATACTGTTCTCGTCTGTGCTCACTCGAACCAAGCTGTCGACAACATCGTCGCAGGTGAAAGCACAACCGAGGTCCCTGATGAAGCCTCCCTTCATCGAATCGTCCAACGGTTCAGTGCCGAGGATGAACTCCGTGAAATTTCGATGGTTCGTATAGGTAGTTCCCGCCAAGATGTCGATTCATTTGTCGCCTCTCGTTACTATACTCCCACCAGCCGACTGGATTCGAATATCGGGAGTCCCAATATTATCGCATCAACAACAAATACGGCGGCAGTTCTTGACGATCGAGACGATGTGAACTTGGACCTTGTAGTGATTGACGAAGCGACGCAGGCATCCGGACCTGCAACGGCTGTTCCATTCGGATGGGGGAACCGTGTTGAGGAAACCGACCATGGCCGTCTTCGTTCAGTTGGGTACCGGACTATCCTGGCTGGCGACCACAGACAGCTCCCCCCGTTCGTATCGGATCCAGAAATGCGCGACCGGGGGCTACACGCGTCTCTATTTGAGCGACTCCTTGATGTCTATGGAGAGGATCTCGCCCAGACGCTTTACCGTCAGTATAGAATGCATGAATCGATTGCCGAATTCGCGAGCCAGGAGTTCTATGATGGGCGATTAGAACACGGCGAAGACAACCGGACAGCAACTATTGATGGCCTCTCGCCTCTCCTTGCAATCGATGACAATAGTGGCGAAGCTCAAAATTCCAGCTCGAACTCCTACCACAATCCAACCGAAGCACAGTATGTAGTGGCCCAGGTTCAGAGGGCACTGAATCATGATGTTGATGCGAGTGATATTGGCGTGATCACTGGGTATAGTGATCAGCGAGAGGTCATTCGGTCTGAACTCGTTAACAGTATCGAGGGCCTTGAGTACAATAGTGTCGACGTGGAGACTATTGATAAGTTCCAAGGTGGCCAACGAGAGGTGATAATTGTCTCTTTTACTCGGTCGAATACCGAGAGCGATTCTGGATTCCTTGAGTCTCCACCTCAGACCGCACGAAAGCGGCTCAACGTAGCCATTACCCGCGCAAAGAAACGTCTCGTGTTAATTGGAGATTGGGAGACGCTTTCGACTCCCGCTGTTTTCCGTGATTCTTCAGAAAGCTGCGCGGATACCTTCGCCCGCCTTCGTGATTATCTTCAGGACCGGGATTGTATGGTTTCCAATCGGAGCTAG